From Ischnura elegans chromosome 13 unlocalized genomic scaffold, ioIscEleg1.1 SUPER_13_unloc_1, whole genome shotgun sequence, a single genomic window includes:
- the LOC124172344 gene encoding zinc finger protein 271-like — MNHTAGIFSTSSGRNSEDTLCRLCMKNRDYFYNIYTSNVAYRMTVKDAINGLLGLEVAVGDGLPTTLCPLCLKKLTEFSVFKMTCLQSDAKLRNFSGINCFRSIQGGEAADDKLGTPADTKDFIQDEIEGTSHLTCSALRTEIYIPVQDSQQLGTNMLETVKEENEDPLNEDKYPVMYTLDPDGMSSNCLDPLATDDLSGMGTYGSPSVKADQISDNGGGYVDNDSTDGATNDLVAEASVQAHASTSSQGEEVDAEGTKAVVIDLDTLLVLAKKELSPKETNATESIVMENEELVQNRTMAMECITEVVESQASERASALFAVIEPKIRASHSRKGKKVIDKDIKNCDTLLADKITLCSNPNDGRLHSKSEYASKIREDRGEVTIAGKRGCCNNAETIKFFRSTENGKNGTKAAVRENKVKSTCMIKNPGKCASSTKKSYHCFNCRAEFNAKHDLIKHLEIHFGSGNLDIDSNLSIGKDSSLKTFRSRGETNTSCQPISSESLNHLMSKSQGVRKKGNGLLEDNFGGTRENKNVGEVGRSFIVDGKACTVVPLTAKTSYSSSKCEKSFSEKSSVVRHTLTRTKIKTYSCGVCDKSFSQKSHLVRHIRTHTKEKPYSCNECDKSFSQKSQLVRHMRIHTKERPYSCNECDKSFSRKTSLHIHIRTHRKEKPYSCNECDKSFSEKSHLVCHIRTHTKEKPYSCHECDKSFSQKIALFRHTRTHTKEKPYSCSECEKSFSQKSNLVCHIRTHTKEKPYSCNECDKSFSQKITLLRHMRTHTKEKPYSCNECDIFFSQKHHLVNHIRTHTKERPYSCNECDKSFSEKSHLVCHIRTHTKEKPYSCHECDKSFSQKIALFRHTRTHTKEKPYSCSECEKFFSQTSNLVRHMRTHTKVKPYSCNERENSFSQKSHLDCHIRTRTKEKSSSCN; from the exons ATGAATCATACCGCCGGGATTTTCAGCACTTCATCAGGAAGGAATTCTGAGGATACAttgtgcagactatgcatgaagaatagAGATTACTTTTACAACATATACACTTCCAACGTAGCTTACAGAATGACTGTGAAGGATGCTATAAATGGTTTACTCGGGTTAGAA gttgctgtgggagatggcctgcccaccaccctgtgtcccctatgtttgaaaaagctcacggaattcagtgttttcaaaatgacttgtttacAATCGGACGCAAAGCTGAGAAATTTTTCTGGCATTAATTGCTTTAGG AGTATCCAAGGAGGGGAGGCAGCTGATGACAAGTTGGGGACTCCTGCTGacacaaaagacttcattcaagatgagatagaaggcacctcacatctcacttgTTCAGCCCtaaggactgaaatatacattcctgtgcaaGACTCCCAACAACTCGGAactaatatgttg gaaACTGTGAAGGAGGAGAACGAAGACCCTCTCAATGAAGATAAATATCCTGTGATGTACACTCTGGATCCAGATGGAATGTCGAGTAATTGTttagacccattggcaactgatgacTTG agtggaatgggaacatatgggTCCCCTTCTGTAAAAGCAGATCAGATCAGTGATAATGGAGGAGGATATGTGGACAATGATAGCACTGATGGGGCCACAAATGACCTTGTGGCTGAAGCCTCTGTTCAg gcacatgcatcaacatcttcccaaggcgaagaggtggatgctgaaggcacaAAAGCCGTTGTGATAGACCTTGACACTCTGCTGGTTTTGGCCAAAAAGGAACTATCTCCCAAGGAAACTaatgccactgag TCTATTGTTATGGAGAATGAGGAGCTGGTTCAAAATCGAACAATGGCCATGGAGTGCATCACGGAGGTTGTGG agtccCAAGCTTCTGAACGAGCCTCAGCTTTGTTTGCAGTCATTGAACCAAAGATTAGAGCATCacattcaaggaaaggaaagaaggtgatcgataaagacattaaaaattgtgatacCTTGCTTGCTGATAAAATAACGTTGTGCTCAAATCCTAATGATGGACGGTTACATTCGAAATCTGAATATGCATCTAAAATCAGAGAGGATAGAGGAGAAGTGACTATTGCAGGGAAGAGAGGTTGTTGTAATAATGCAGAAACTATCAAGTTTTTCAGGAGCACTGAGAATGGGAAGAATGGTACTAAGGCAGCCGTACgggaaaacaaagtgaaaagtaCTTGCATGATTAAAAATCCCGGGAAGTGTGCCAGTTCAACGAAAAAATCTTatcattgcttcaactgcagagCTGAATTCAATGCCAAACATGATCTCATTAAGCACCTCGAGATTCATTTCGGTTCTGGCAATTTagatattgattcaaatttgtcaaTCGGAAAAGATTCGTCCCTCAAAACCTTTCGTTCTAGAGGAGAAACTAATACTTCTTGTCAGCCCATCTCCTCCGAGAGTTTAAATCATCTGATGAGTAAAAGCCAAGgggtgagaaaaaaaggaaatgggctTCTTGAGGATAACTTCGGAGGAACAAGGGAGAATAAAAATGTAGGGGAAGTGGGGAGAAGCTTCATTGTAGATGGGAAAGCATGCACAGTTGTTCCACTCACAGCAAAGACATCTTATTCCTCCAGtaaatgtgaaaagtctttctctgaaaaaagCAGCGTTGTCCGTCACACTCTTACTCGCACGAAGATAAAAACTTATTCGTGCGGtgtatgtgataagtctttctctcaaaagagtcaccttgtccgtcacattcggactcatacaaaggagaaaccttattcttgcaatgaatgtgataagtctttctctcaaaagagtcaacTTGTCCGTCACATgcggattcatacaaaggagagaccttattcttgcaatgaatgtgataagtctttttcTCGTAAGACTTCCCTTCAcattcacattcggactcataggaaggagaaaccttattcctgcaatgaatgtgataagtctttctctgaaaagagtcaccttgtctgtcacattcggacccatacgaaggagaaaccgtattcatgccatgaatgtgataagtcattCTCTCAAAAGATCGCCCTTTTCCGTCACacgcggactcatacgaaggagaaaccttattcttgcagtgaatgtgaaaagtctttctctcaaaagagtaaccttgtctgtcacattcggacccatacgaaggagaaaccgtattcatgcaatgaatgtgataagtctttctctcaaaagatcaCCCTTCtccgtcacatgcggactcatacgaaggagaaaccttattcgtgcaatgaatgtgatatttttttctctcaaaagcaTCACCTTGTcaatcacattcggactcatacgaaggagagaccttattcttgcaatgaatgtgataagtctttctctgaaaagagtcaccttgtctgtcacattcggacccatacgaaggagaaaccgtattcatgccatgaatgtgataagtcattCTCTCAAAAGATCGCCCTTTTCCGTCACacgcggactcatacgaaggagaaaccttattcttgcagtgaatgtgaaaagtttTTCTCTCAAACGAGTAACCTCGtccgtcacatgcggactcatacgaaggtgaaaccttattcctgcaatgaacgtgaaaattctttctctcaaaagagtcaccttgacTGTCACATTCGGACACGTACGAAGGAGAAATCTTCTTCTTGTAATTAA